A stretch of Lactiplantibacillus brownii DNA encodes these proteins:
- a CDS encoding Ig-like domain-containing protein, which translates to MRRFWQFFLLAVTGVALMILSPPVIGSASEIPATGLDVNSAIIKDTKGKVYPHDVQLPKGDYTVNYQWKISNSTNVNAGDTMTLTLPSNVHVTEDEEFKLYNAVGASMGVAHMEKDNPIVVVTANNVMHNMINRRGWIRIGVEEKDMNPTKPTGPISMTKSASWADPTNKNLINWHLNVNHEGNTLTNPVIKDTFSGNQKYVAGSVKATDASGKSLPVTATTSLLSNTVTFKISGTIDSDIALTYQTRPKLTTGGDTFNNNATYTDDGGHKASANASIDREDEDTSQPENPGTGTPEPNEPIAMEKSVSWADPNDQTKLNWSIRINDNGNKLVNPEITDHLSANQSYVQGSAKMVTSLGDTVPITASPSGNGLTIVFKVTGTYTTNLHLTYQSKTSTTKGTEEFTNDATYKDDNDNNASATAEIDRTAEPELPNRNPVNMTKSVAWADPNDQTKLNWKLSVSANGNQLINPTIVDKISANQTFVAGSAEAKTITGEKIPVTASTNGTEITFKLSGTYTSDIQLSYQTTTDETNTAETFANGAIYDDEAGNHADASTSIDRDETEAPKPEITMAKTATWSDPADKTKIDWALNVTTNGNKLTNPVISDILSDNHSYVAGSVKVTDANGKTLPVTATVDGSEVTFKITGETTADLKITYQTTTKTATGAATFNNAAILDDQNNNHAEADAAIDREAQPVEPAKDPIEMTKTAAWSDPNDHNMINWQLKVATKGNTLLNPVISDQLSDNQTYRNGSAKAVDAAGNTVPVVVTTEGNKLTFKFSGTITNDLTLSYQTTTNEQSGAATFDNAAILDDDNDNHAEAESSIDRENPPVMPVKDPIEMSKVAAWSDSTDHTIINWTLSVKANGNDLSNPVITDILSDNQTYREGSARAVDDSGQELPLDVSVDGSTITFKIIGKFTADFRLTYQTKTNKASGAEIFANAAVYSDDDDNEASADTSIERDGEDEDDEPGTTEPGKPGTEEPENPGTTEPNEPGTEEPEKPGTTEPTEPGTEEPETPGTTEPGKPGTQEPEMPGTTEPSEPGTGEPETPGTTEPGEPGMEGPEMPGATEPSEPGTGEPEVPGITEPGEPGTSESEMPGTTEPSEPGMPETEMPGMPTTPYSSTQTPAPYSPASGRLPQTSEHQNNALATIVGFLILLLTFGLGYFDLRRHNM; encoded by the coding sequence ATGCGTAGATTTTGGCAATTCTTCTTACTCGCAGTCACTGGAGTAGCGCTGATGATTCTGAGTCCACCAGTTATCGGGAGCGCTAGTGAAATTCCAGCGACCGGGTTAGATGTTAATAGTGCCATCATTAAAGATACTAAGGGTAAGGTTTATCCTCACGATGTCCAGTTACCAAAAGGCGATTATACCGTTAATTATCAGTGGAAGATTTCTAACAGTACAAATGTCAATGCCGGTGACACCATGACACTGACTTTACCTAGCAATGTCCATGTTACAGAAGATGAAGAGTTCAAGTTATATAACGCGGTTGGTGCCTCAATGGGGGTTGCTCATATGGAAAAGGACAATCCAATTGTGGTCGTTACTGCGAATAACGTGATGCATAATATGATTAATCGGCGTGGGTGGATTCGAATTGGTGTTGAAGAAAAAGACATGAATCCAACTAAGCCAACTGGTCCTATTAGCATGACTAAGAGTGCTAGCTGGGCTGATCCAACCAACAAGAATTTGATCAACTGGCACTTAAACGTTAATCACGAAGGCAATACTTTAACTAACCCAGTGATTAAAGATACTTTCAGCGGCAATCAAAAGTATGTCGCTGGTAGTGTTAAGGCCACTGATGCTAGTGGTAAGAGCCTTCCAGTTACCGCAACAACTAGTCTACTTTCAAATACCGTTACCTTTAAGATAAGTGGAACGATTGATTCAGATATTGCCCTCACTTATCAAACACGACCTAAGTTAACGACCGGTGGCGATACGTTTAATAACAACGCGACCTATACCGACGATGGCGGTCATAAGGCATCGGCTAATGCGTCAATTGATCGTGAAGATGAAGACACTTCTCAACCGGAAAATCCGGGGACTGGAACGCCTGAACCTAATGAACCAATTGCGATGGAAAAATCAGTTAGCTGGGCTGATCCTAATGATCAAACCAAGTTGAACTGGTCGATTCGGATCAATGATAATGGTAACAAATTAGTTAACCCTGAAATCACTGATCATTTAAGTGCTAATCAATCTTATGTACAAGGCAGTGCCAAGATGGTCACCTCGTTAGGCGATACAGTTCCCATAACTGCTAGTCCTAGTGGTAATGGTCTGACGATCGTCTTCAAAGTGACTGGGACTTACACGACTAATCTACATTTGACTTACCAAAGCAAAACGAGCACGACTAAAGGAACTGAAGAATTTACTAACGATGCCACCTATAAAGATGACAACGATAATAATGCTTCTGCCACGGCCGAAATTGACCGTACGGCAGAACCTGAGCTCCCTAATCGCAATCCAGTTAACATGACAAAGAGTGTAGCTTGGGCTGATCCTAATGATCAGACTAAGTTGAACTGGAAATTGTCCGTCAGCGCTAACGGCAACCAGTTGATCAATCCAACGATTGTCGATAAGATCAGTGCTAACCAAACCTTTGTGGCTGGCAGCGCTGAAGCTAAAACTATTACGGGTGAAAAAATTCCGGTAACCGCGTCAACGAACGGGACAGAAATCACGTTCAAGTTAAGCGGGACTTATACGAGTGATATTCAATTGTCGTATCAAACGACAACTGATGAAACTAATACGGCCGAAACTTTTGCTAACGGTGCAATTTATGATGATGAAGCTGGCAACCATGCTGATGCTTCTACTTCGATTGATCGTGATGAAACCGAAGCGCCGAAGCCAGAGATTACCATGGCTAAGACCGCAACTTGGAGTGATCCAGCTGATAAAACTAAGATCGACTGGGCACTCAATGTTACGACTAATGGTAATAAGTTAACCAACCCCGTTATCAGTGATATTTTAAGTGACAACCACAGTTACGTTGCTGGGAGTGTCAAAGTTACTGACGCTAACGGCAAAACGTTACCAGTGACTGCCACCGTTGATGGTTCCGAAGTCACCTTCAAGATTACTGGTGAAACGACCGCTGATTTGAAGATCACCTATCAGACCACGACTAAAACTGCTACTGGCGCCGCAACCTTTAACAACGCCGCGATTTTAGATGATCAAAATAATAATCATGCGGAAGCGGATGCGGCTATTGATCGTGAAGCCCAACCAGTCGAACCTGCAAAAGATCCGATTGAAATGACTAAGACCGCTGCTTGGAGCGATCCAAATGATCACAATATGATCAATTGGCAACTCAAAGTAGCCACTAAAGGTAACACGTTACTGAATCCAGTCATCAGCGACCAACTGAGCGATAACCAAACTTATCGTAATGGCAGTGCTAAAGCCGTTGATGCAGCTGGCAATACGGTGCCAGTTGTTGTGACTACTGAAGGTAACAAGTTAACCTTTAAATTTAGTGGGACGATCACGAACGATTTAACTTTGAGTTATCAGACGACAACTAATGAACAATCAGGTGCCGCAACCTTTGACAACGCGGCCATCTTAGATGACGACAACGATAATCATGCCGAAGCTGAAAGCTCAATCGACCGTGAAAATCCACCGGTTATGCCAGTTAAAGATCCAATCGAAATGAGTAAAGTCGCCGCTTGGAGTGATTCAACCGACCACACAATCATTAATTGGACTTTATCTGTTAAAGCTAATGGCAACGACTTATCGAATCCAGTGATCACCGATATCTTAAGTGATAACCAAACTTATCGCGAAGGTAGTGCTCGTGCTGTTGATGACAGCGGCCAAGAATTACCACTTGATGTCAGTGTCGATGGCTCAACCATTACCTTTAAGATCATTGGCAAATTCACCGCTGATTTCCGTTTGACTTATCAAACGAAGACCAACAAAGCATCTGGTGCTGAAATCTTTGCCAACGCCGCCGTTTATTCGGATGACGATGACAATGAAGCCAGTGCTGATACTTCGATCGAACGTGATGGTGAAGATGAAGATGACGAACCTGGGACAACTGAACCTGGCAAACCTGGTACTGAGGAACCAGAAAATCCTGGCACCACTGAACCAAATGAGCCTGGGACAGAAGAACCAGAAAAGCCTGGGACCACTGAGCCAACTGAACCTGGCACCGAAGAACCTGAAACACCTGGTACTACTGAGCCCGGCAAACCTGGTACTCAAGAACCTGAAATGCCTGGCACCACTGAACCTAGTGAACCTGGCACTGGGGAACCTGAAACACCTGGCACTACTGAACCCGGCGAACCTGGTATGGAAGGACCTGAAATGCCTGGCGCCACTGAGCCTAGCGAACCTGGTACTGGGGAACCTGAAGTACCTGGCATCACTGAACCCGGCGAACCTGGTACATCAGAATCTGAAATGCCTGGCACCACTGAACCTAGTGAACCTGGCATGCCAGAAACTGAGATGCCTGGAATGCCAACAACGCCATATAGCTCAACGCAAACACCAGCACCTTATAGTCCAGCATCTGGTCGTTTACCACAAACTAGTGAACATCAGAATAATGCGTTAGCGACTATTGTTGGTTTCTTGATATTGTTGTTAACCTTTGGCTTAGG
- the helD gene encoding RNA polymerase recycling motor HelD, with amino-acid sequence MTTSDQEQQQEQQRVDAVIKQVKARAKETDRLVAKAHRETDVIQKNYGDNNSVNTFEVDDRIETNAELQQQKQMVERAVESEAILSRQVGVLKDLSNSPYFGRIDIQDSPDEVPEKLYIGTASFVDPHQNFLVYDWRAPISSVYYNGTLGTVRYQTPAGEQTTELQKKRQFQIDHGQIKNMFDTNETVGDEILQSVLGEQNDAYMQNIVATIQKEQNDIIRDTYSDLLVVQGVAGSGKTSAILQRIAFLLYHSRASLEADQMVLFSPNRLFSHYISEVLPSLGERNMRQVTLAEFLSARFQGLNVESLFERYESDRQAASNVPAVRKFQESADFMQQVTHYCQTLAADQLRFTNIVFNGEIFFSRAEITAIATALPAAMQPADRFLSLKNTLIKRLKHRIDHEAQADWVNEIIDQLNDEDYHDLLGDKRRGDFQSLDDEVFYIGKQIVTKRLRQVYDAIYNGYFLDTYEQYNDFLDQLDRPATITPAQWHARRQQFQAGIEYHKIALVDCAPLLLLRDILTGSGQNRRMQYIFVDEMQDYSLAQLLYIKHAFPLAKFTLLGDSEQALFKDIELPKQLLQRLRDAFNVRRANLITLNKSYRSTLQITNFAKALLPDGDQIQAFTREGDLPKVMIRYGETNALAGLLTEVKRQLTHTKTVAVLTKDLADSKKVYQALKHQTIATLMADSDRTMPQGVIVMPIYLAKGLEFDAVVAYDVSAQNYPDKTTVGLLYTIASRAMHHLTLLSVGDVSPLIAHLDPTLFTIEHQVRV; translated from the coding sequence GTGACAACATCAGACCAAGAACAACAACAAGAACAACAGCGGGTGGACGCCGTTATTAAGCAGGTCAAGGCTCGTGCCAAAGAGACTGACCGCTTAGTTGCCAAGGCGCACCGCGAAACCGATGTAATCCAGAAAAATTATGGTGATAATAACTCAGTCAACACGTTTGAAGTCGATGACCGTATCGAAACTAACGCCGAGTTACAACAACAAAAACAAATGGTCGAACGTGCTGTTGAATCTGAAGCCATTTTGAGCCGCCAAGTCGGTGTCTTGAAAGACCTCAGCAATTCACCTTATTTCGGCCGTATTGATATCCAAGATAGTCCCGACGAAGTCCCTGAAAAATTGTATATCGGGACAGCTTCTTTCGTCGATCCGCATCAGAATTTCTTAGTTTATGACTGGCGCGCGCCGATTTCATCCGTTTACTATAATGGCACACTCGGTACCGTCCGCTATCAAACCCCGGCCGGCGAACAAACGACCGAGTTACAAAAAAAGCGGCAATTTCAAATTGATCATGGTCAGATCAAAAACATGTTTGACACAAATGAAACCGTGGGTGATGAGATTCTGCAAAGCGTCTTGGGCGAACAAAATGACGCCTATATGCAGAATATCGTGGCGACGATTCAAAAAGAACAAAATGATATTATTCGTGACACTTATAGTGATCTATTAGTTGTTCAGGGGGTCGCCGGGTCCGGTAAAACTTCCGCCATTCTCCAACGCATCGCGTTCTTGCTTTACCATTCACGGGCATCCCTTGAAGCCGATCAAATGGTGCTCTTCTCACCTAACCGCCTCTTCAGTCACTATATTTCTGAAGTTTTGCCAAGTTTGGGTGAGCGAAACATGCGCCAGGTCACGCTAGCCGAGTTTTTAAGTGCTCGTTTTCAAGGCTTGAATGTTGAAAGCTTATTTGAACGTTACGAAAGTGATCGGCAAGCCGCTAGTAACGTGCCGGCCGTGCGGAAATTCCAAGAAAGCGCCGACTTCATGCAACAAGTGACGCATTATTGCCAAACGTTGGCTGCGGACCAACTGCGGTTCACCAATATCGTCTTTAATGGTGAAATTTTCTTCTCACGGGCGGAGATTACGGCAATTGCGACCGCGTTACCCGCAGCGATGCAACCAGCTGACCGTTTTCTCAGCCTAAAAAACACCTTGATCAAACGACTAAAACATCGTATTGACCATGAAGCACAAGCCGACTGGGTCAATGAGATCATTGATCAATTAAATGATGAAGACTATCACGATCTACTTGGTGACAAGCGCCGTGGTGATTTCCAATCATTAGACGATGAAGTCTTCTATATTGGTAAACAAATCGTCACGAAACGTTTGCGACAAGTTTACGACGCCATTTATAATGGGTACTTTTTAGACACTTATGAACAATACAACGATTTCTTGGACCAGCTTGACCGACCTGCAACAATCACTCCGGCTCAGTGGCATGCTCGGCGGCAGCAATTTCAAGCTGGCATTGAATATCACAAAATCGCGTTGGTCGACTGTGCCCCCCTGCTACTGCTCCGCGATATTTTAACGGGTAGCGGGCAAAATCGGCGGATGCAATATATCTTTGTCGATGAAATGCAAGATTATTCGTTAGCGCAGCTCCTCTATATCAAGCACGCCTTTCCATTAGCCAAGTTCACCTTATTGGGCGATAGTGAACAAGCGTTATTCAAGGACATCGAGTTGCCCAAACAATTATTGCAACGTCTACGTGACGCCTTCAATGTTCGTCGGGCTAACTTAATCACCCTAAATAAGAGTTATCGTTCCACCTTACAGATCACCAATTTTGCTAAGGCGTTATTGCCAGATGGTGACCAAATTCAAGCCTTTACGCGTGAAGGTGATTTGCCGAAAGTCATGATTCGCTACGGCGAAACAAATGCGCTGGCCGGCTTACTTACTGAAGTTAAGCGCCAATTAACCCATACAAAAACGGTGGCAGTCTTAACGAAAGACTTAGCCGACAGTAAAAAAGTCTATCAAGCACTGAAACATCAGACGATTGCGACGCTCATGGCTGATAGTGATCGCACCATGCCCCAAGGGGTGATTGTGATGCCCATCTATCTTGCTAAAGGCTTAGAGTTTGATGCAGTCGTGGCTTATGACGTTTCCGCACAAAATTATCCCGACAAAACCACCGTCGGCTTGCTATACACGATTGCCTCACGCGCCATGCATCATCTAACCTTGCTTAGTGTTGGTGATGTCTCGCCGCTCATTGCGCATTTAGACCCAACGTTATTTACGATCGAACACCAAGTTCGTGTTTAA
- a CDS encoding carbon-nitrogen family hydrolase has protein sequence MRVALAQLDIQFGNPDENFRQVTTAIMKAAEEAVDVIVLPEMWNTGYALTRLAALADLNGERTQKLLSQLAKQFNVAIVGGSVAVERDGAYYNEMLVLNRQGELISCYDKVHRFGLMGEDRYITAGKTPNIFPIDGHPAMGAICYDIRFPEWLRTQAAQGPEVIFVSAEWPTIRLPQWRILLQARAIENQAFVVAVNRVGSDPDNNFGGQSLVIDPLGQIIAEAGSHPQIVTAKLDLAQVTQVRGSMPVFADRRPELYQ, from the coding sequence ATGCGAGTAGCTTTAGCACAATTAGATATTCAGTTTGGCAATCCAGATGAGAATTTTCGGCAAGTAACCACGGCCATCATGAAAGCGGCTGAAGAGGCAGTGGACGTGATTGTTTTGCCGGAAATGTGGAATACGGGGTACGCGCTGACCCGGTTAGCGGCGTTGGCGGATTTGAATGGGGAGCGTACCCAAAAATTGCTCAGTCAACTTGCCAAGCAATTTAACGTGGCAATTGTTGGCGGCTCAGTCGCAGTTGAGCGTGACGGCGCTTATTATAATGAGATGTTAGTGTTGAACCGGCAGGGTGAGTTGATTAGTTGCTATGATAAAGTGCATCGGTTTGGATTGATGGGCGAAGATCGGTATATCACCGCTGGCAAGACGCCCAATATTTTTCCAATTGATGGGCATCCGGCGATGGGCGCTATTTGTTATGATATTCGTTTTCCAGAATGGCTGCGAACACAAGCCGCTCAGGGGCCTGAGGTGATTTTTGTCAGCGCGGAATGGCCTACTATACGACTGCCACAATGGCGAATCTTGCTACAGGCGCGCGCTATTGAAAATCAAGCTTTTGTGGTGGCAGTCAATCGTGTCGGCAGTGATCCAGACAATAATTTTGGTGGGCAATCGTTAGTGATTGATCCCTTAGGTCAAATTATTGCTGAAGCAGGGTCTCATCCTCAAATTGTGACTGCTAAGTTAGATTTAGCCCAAGTAACGCAGGTTCGAGGCAGTATGCCGGTATTTGCGGATCGTCGACCGGAACTGTATCAATAG
- the trpS gene encoding tryptophan--tRNA ligase, translated as MTKKVLLTGDRPTGQLHIGHYVGSLRNRVALQNTGDYDSYIMIADNQALTDNAHDPEKIRKSLLQVAMDYLAVGINPEKSTILVQSQISALTDMMNQFLNLVTVARLNRNPTVKTEIKQKAFGESVPAGFFVYPVSQAADITAFKATTVPVGDDQEPMLEQTREIVRSFNRTYQQDVLVEPEGYFPPKGLGRIPGLDGNAKMSKSLGNAIYLADDADTVQKKVMSMYTDPDHIHVEDPGKIEGNTVFTYLDIFGEDTAKIADLKAQYQHGGLGDVKIKRYLIEVLDAVLRPIRERRAIYEADPAQVMGILKAGTAKANVVADQTWREMQAAIGINYFDQK; from the coding sequence ATGACAAAAAAAGTTCTACTAACAGGGGATCGACCAACTGGACAATTGCACATTGGGCATTATGTGGGGTCATTACGTAATCGGGTGGCGCTGCAAAACACTGGCGATTATGACTCATATATTATGATTGCGGATAACCAAGCTTTAACGGATAACGCGCATGATCCTGAAAAGATTCGCAAGAGTTTATTACAAGTCGCAATGGATTATTTGGCCGTTGGTATTAATCCTGAAAAATCAACGATTTTAGTTCAATCACAAATTTCAGCTTTGACGGATATGATGAATCAATTCCTGAATTTGGTCACAGTTGCTCGTTTGAACCGGAATCCTACCGTTAAAACCGAAATTAAGCAAAAGGCGTTTGGCGAAAGTGTACCAGCAGGCTTCTTTGTTTATCCGGTCAGTCAGGCAGCTGATATTACGGCATTTAAAGCAACAACGGTGCCAGTGGGCGATGACCAAGAACCAATGTTGGAACAAACGCGTGAAATTGTGCGGAGTTTCAACCGGACTTACCAACAAGATGTTTTAGTTGAACCAGAAGGGTACTTTCCACCAAAAGGCTTAGGTCGAATTCCTGGTTTAGATGGGAATGCCAAAATGAGTAAATCGCTTGGCAACGCGATCTATTTGGCGGATGACGCGGACACGGTTCAAAAGAAAGTCATGTCCATGTATACTGATCCCGACCATATCCACGTTGAAGATCCTGGTAAGATTGAAGGCAATACGGTCTTCACTTATTTAGATATCTTTGGTGAGGATACCGCCAAGATTGCAGATTTAAAGGCCCAATATCAACATGGTGGTTTGGGTGATGTGAAGATCAAACGTTACTTAATCGAAGTCTTGGACGCCGTATTACGGCCAATTCGGGAACGACGTGCGATTTATGAAGCTGACCCAGCCCAAGTGATGGGTATTTTAAAGGCTGGTACGGCTAAAGCTAACGTGGTCGCAGATCAAACTTGGCGTGAAATGCAAGCGGCGATTGGAATTAACTATTTTGATCAAAAATAA
- a CDS encoding tRNA dihydrouridine synthase, producing MTESTYWSAIAAKARAAQRPFFTMAPMEAVSNTVFRQVVARAAAPDAFFTEFVYAKGITTPNTKFPVHGRLYVAPTEATKPVVQLWGNEAADFVTAAAALKAKGFEAIDINMGCPDGTVIKNHGGSDLIRHPERATEVIAAAKTAGLAVSVKTRLGYSKLPEFRDWLATLLRQDVDLLTVHLRTKQEMSKVDAHFELIDELIKLRDTIAPQTLLQINGDIPDYQAGLALAQQHPGLDGIMIGRGIFANPFAFETQPQPHSLAELLDLLRYQLTLFDDFSTRYAVPRFPSLKRFFKIYARPELGATELRNAMMDAKSTDEVRKILAASTLTH from the coding sequence GTGACAGAATCAACTTATTGGTCGGCGATTGCGGCTAAGGCCCGCGCCGCACAACGACCTTTTTTTACCATGGCACCCATGGAAGCCGTGAGCAATACGGTCTTTCGCCAAGTTGTTGCGCGGGCAGCAGCTCCGGATGCCTTTTTTACGGAGTTTGTTTATGCGAAAGGCATTACGACGCCTAACACGAAATTTCCGGTGCACGGCCGTTTATACGTTGCGCCAACTGAAGCAACCAAACCAGTCGTTCAATTGTGGGGCAATGAAGCCGCCGATTTTGTCACGGCCGCAGCCGCACTCAAGGCGAAGGGCTTTGAAGCGATTGATATTAATATGGGGTGTCCCGATGGCACTGTCATAAAAAACCACGGTGGTAGTGATTTGATTCGCCATCCTGAACGGGCAACCGAGGTGATTGCGGCGGCTAAAACGGCCGGTCTAGCCGTGAGTGTCAAGACGCGCTTAGGTTACAGTAAGTTACCTGAATTTCGAGATTGGCTCGCCACACTTTTACGACAAGATGTCGATCTATTAACGGTTCATTTGCGAACGAAGCAAGAGATGAGTAAAGTTGACGCTCATTTTGAGCTGATTGATGAACTAATCAAGTTGCGAGATACCATCGCACCACAAACGTTGTTACAAATTAATGGTGATATTCCCGATTATCAAGCTGGCCTAGCATTGGCACAGCAACATCCAGGGTTAGACGGTATCATGATTGGTCGAGGAATCTTTGCGAATCCTTTTGCCTTCGAAACTCAGCCCCAACCGCATTCATTGGCGGAATTGTTGGATCTGCTTCGTTATCAATTAACGCTATTTGATGATTTTTCAACCCGATATGCGGTCCCTCGTTTTCCGTCATTAAAACGTTTCTTCAAGATTTATGCGCGTCCAGAGTTGGGCGCTACTGAATTGCGGAATGCGATGATGGATGCCAAATCGACGGATGAGGTTCGTAAAATTTTGGCAGCGTCAACGCTCACTCATTAA
- a CDS encoding Ppx/GppA family phosphatase, translating to MRNLAIVDLGSNSARMAVSRLHPNGTADEIKRVKEDTRLSESMGTEHVLQPAAIDRTIRALLDFKKIYTRLPHTDVIGITTAAVRMAKNQAAFLARVKKEVGLELKVLSGDDEAYYDYLGVANSLVINDCLILDTGGASCELILVKGGREQQLISVPFGAVTLSEQFELDDLVPAANLFRAQMFLRNRLADIWWLTEAMHFPIILLGGANRTLARVNRRRQQKLKVEDIHGYRLKTETVYHTFLDLLTRSKAGRQDISGMEYDRADIIVGGMLPLVTLLQMLDSDRVIFSESGVREGIISEHLNSAN from the coding sequence ATGAGAAATTTAGCAATTGTCGATCTTGGGTCGAATTCGGCCCGGATGGCGGTTAGCCGGTTGCATCCTAATGGGACGGCCGATGAGATCAAACGGGTCAAAGAAGATACGCGGTTGTCCGAAAGTATGGGCACCGAACATGTGCTCCAACCGGCGGCGATTGACCGAACGATTCGGGCGTTGTTAGATTTCAAAAAAATTTATACTCGATTACCCCACACGGATGTGATTGGCATTACGACGGCGGCGGTACGTATGGCCAAAAATCAGGCGGCCTTTTTGGCACGAGTCAAAAAAGAAGTGGGCTTGGAGCTAAAGGTATTGTCTGGTGACGATGAAGCCTACTATGATTACTTGGGTGTGGCGAATTCTTTGGTGATCAATGACTGCTTGATTTTAGATACGGGTGGTGCAAGTTGCGAGCTGATCCTAGTCAAAGGTGGCCGGGAACAACAATTGATTAGTGTCCCGTTTGGCGCTGTGACGCTTTCCGAACAGTTTGAATTGGACGACTTAGTGCCCGCGGCCAACTTATTTCGTGCGCAGATGTTTTTGCGTAATCGGTTGGCCGATATTTGGTGGTTGACCGAAGCGATGCATTTTCCAATTATTTTACTGGGCGGTGCCAACCGGACTTTAGCCCGAGTGAATCGTCGGCGGCAGCAGAAGTTGAAAGTTGAGGACATCCACGGCTACCGCTTGAAAACGGAGACCGTTTATCATACGTTCCTCGACTTGCTCACACGGTCGAAAGCCGGTCGTCAAGATATTTCTGGTATGGAGTACGATCGCGCCGATATTATTGTCGGTGGGATGTTGCCACTAGTGACACTCCTACAAATGTTGGATAGTGACCGGGTGATCTTTTCAGAGAGTGGTGTGCGCGAGGGCATCATCTCGGAACACTTGAATTCAGCAAACTGA
- a CDS encoding hydroxymethylglutaryl-CoA reductase, degradative yields the protein MTADFRHFYQKSWAERTAIVAEQAQLSTAETALFKQYYLPQHSEIIENYLTDYPLPMGLAVNFVVDDHPYIVPMVTEEPSVIAAASNGAKIVKRAGGFTTKLTKREMVGQIVLEQLADPAKTAEIIMAHQADLLVVADAAHPSLKKRGGGARRLRTRDLGQGYLSIDLFVDVQAAMGANMLNSMLEAVAKSVGVLTKTNALMSILSNYATASLVQATCELPVSLLQAGRYAGKLVAQKIASASTVAQIDPYRAATHNKGIMNGIDALAIATGNDWRALESGIHAYAARDGQYRGVSTWTTDGQTLTGTITLPLPVGIVGGSIKINALAQLNQRILGLQTAPELAKVMVALGLAQNLAALRALVTTGIQQGHMHLQLKSLALAAGATATELPIVLQQLEQAPQQDLATTQHLIKKLRQTKEETDD from the coding sequence ATGACGGCTGATTTTCGCCATTTTTATCAAAAATCATGGGCCGAACGGACGGCAATTGTTGCCGAACAAGCGCAGCTCTCGACTGCAGAAACGGCTTTGTTTAAGCAATACTATTTACCGCAACACAGTGAAATTATTGAGAATTATCTGACAGATTACCCATTGCCGATGGGGTTAGCGGTCAATTTTGTGGTGGATGATCACCCTTATATCGTGCCAATGGTCACAGAAGAACCTTCCGTGATTGCTGCGGCCAGCAATGGCGCTAAGATTGTGAAGCGCGCTGGTGGATTCACCACGAAGCTCACCAAACGAGAAATGGTGGGTCAAATTGTTTTGGAGCAATTGGCTGATCCAGCTAAAACCGCTGAAATCATCATGGCTCATCAAGCCGACTTGTTAGTGGTAGCCGATGCGGCCCATCCAAGTTTGAAAAAGCGCGGTGGTGGTGCGCGCCGGTTGCGCACACGAGACCTTGGTCAAGGTTACTTGTCGATTGATTTGTTTGTAGATGTGCAGGCCGCAATGGGGGCCAACATGCTCAATAGTATGCTGGAAGCTGTTGCGAAATCAGTCGGCGTCTTAACGAAAACGAACGCGTTGATGAGCATTTTATCCAATTACGCCACTGCCAGTTTAGTCCAAGCGACCTGTGAGTTACCGGTCAGTCTCTTGCAGGCTGGTCGGTATGCTGGCAAACTAGTGGCGCAGAAAATCGCCTCAGCTAGTACCGTTGCCCAGATTGATCCATATCGCGCAGCGACTCATAATAAGGGCATCATGAATGGCATTGATGCGTTAGCCATTGCGACCGGCAATGATTGGCGTGCGCTTGAAAGTGGCATTCATGCTTATGCGGCTCGCGATGGTCAATATCGGGGCGTAAGCACTTGGACCACGGATGGGCAGACGTTGACGGGGACCATCACGTTGCCATTACCGGTGGGGATTGTTGGTGGCTCGATTAAAATTAACGCGCTCGCTCAATTGAACCAACGTATTCTGGGCCTACAAACGGCACCAGAATTAGCCAAAGTGATGGTTGCGCTTGGTCTAGCTCAGAACTTAGCGGCCTTACGAGCATTGGTTACGACCGGGATTCAACAAGGTCACATGCATTTACAACTGAAGTCTTTAGCTTTAGCGGCCGGTGCGACGGCCACCGAATTACCAATCGTCTTGCAGCAATTGGAACAAGCCCCACAACAAGACCTCGCAACGACGCAACATTTAATTAAAAAATTACGACAAACAAAGGAAGAAACTGATGACTGA